A genomic window from Methanomassiliicoccus luminyensis B10 includes:
- a CDS encoding ASKHA domain-containing protein: MKRRVSFFPGSTSVEVDDGATVLDAAVAAGVPVNSVCGGKGTCGKCVVIVDGPTAMTGKGNLSDEEVGLGYRLACLTEVKGDLTVFVPEGSQVREQQIMTTYRKEEAGKLSPLAERRMADMPAPSLDDSTADLERFLNALGVPDLEVPLPLLKRLPRTLRDSGWRVSALIGRTDRGRRLMDVRSAAQSPKEYGIAVDIGTTTVVAELVDLSTGDPVAQSSDYNRQIVAGEDVLSRIAFAEEKGAGRLTELVLDTINGLVGQLCEERDEKRRYHSGICGDDIVAVSVGGNTVMTHLFLGLDPKNIRYEPYIPTAGIPPITRAQEVGLRVHPEAPVYCVPGRASYVGGDITADVLLSGLHAKDELAMLIDVGTNGEVVLGDRDWMVCCSTSAGPAFEGGEVSCGMRAMTGAIDSVSIKDYDIDITTIRKTPPAGICGSGLIDLIAQMFLAGFVDKKGRIAASGSERVRSSGRGMEFVVHPGQGGKKDIFVTDDDISNVIRTKAAIYAGCSVLLQSVGKSFDDVERLYIAGGFGNYINVPNAQAIGLLPDVPKEKFEFLGNASLGGAELCLLSEDRRAEARSIYDRMTYLDLSSSSAFFDQYSSALFLPHTDLERFPRVRERMRA, from the coding sequence GTGAAGCGCAGGGTCTCGTTCTTCCCCGGCAGCACCTCCGTCGAGGTCGATGACGGAGCGACAGTGCTCGACGCCGCGGTGGCTGCGGGCGTGCCGGTGAACAGCGTGTGCGGGGGCAAGGGGACCTGCGGCAAGTGCGTGGTCATCGTGGACGGGCCCACCGCGATGACGGGAAAGGGGAACCTGTCCGATGAGGAGGTCGGGCTGGGCTACCGGCTGGCCTGCCTCACCGAGGTGAAGGGCGACCTGACGGTGTTCGTGCCGGAGGGCTCCCAGGTCCGTGAGCAGCAGATCATGACCACGTACCGGAAGGAAGAGGCCGGCAAGCTGTCCCCCCTCGCGGAGCGCAGGATGGCGGACATGCCGGCGCCGAGCCTCGACGACAGCACCGCCGACCTGGAGCGGTTCCTGAACGCCCTGGGGGTGCCGGACCTGGAGGTGCCCCTGCCCCTCCTCAAGCGGCTGCCCAGGACGCTCCGGGACAGCGGATGGCGCGTGAGCGCGCTCATCGGGCGCACTGACCGCGGCCGGAGGCTCATGGACGTTCGCAGCGCCGCTCAAAGTCCCAAGGAGTACGGCATCGCCGTGGACATCGGAACGACCACGGTCGTAGCCGAGCTGGTGGACCTTTCCACCGGGGACCCCGTCGCGCAGTCCTCCGATTACAACCGGCAGATCGTCGCGGGCGAGGACGTGCTGTCCCGCATAGCCTTCGCCGAGGAGAAGGGCGCCGGCCGCCTGACCGAGCTCGTCCTCGATACCATCAACGGCCTCGTCGGGCAGCTGTGCGAGGAAAGGGACGAGAAGCGTAGATATCACTCCGGCATCTGCGGCGACGACATCGTAGCCGTGAGCGTGGGCGGCAACACCGTCATGACGCACCTGTTCCTGGGCCTCGATCCCAAGAACATCCGGTACGAGCCGTACATCCCCACCGCCGGCATCCCACCGATCACGAGGGCGCAGGAGGTCGGGCTGAGGGTGCACCCCGAGGCCCCGGTGTATTGCGTTCCCGGCCGAGCCTCCTATGTCGGCGGGGACATCACCGCCGACGTGCTGCTGTCCGGTCTCCACGCCAAGGACGAGCTGGCAATGCTCATCGACGTCGGCACCAACGGGGAAGTGGTCTTGGGCGACCGGGATTGGATGGTGTGCTGCTCCACCTCCGCCGGACCGGCCTTCGAGGGCGGGGAGGTCTCCTGCGGCATGAGGGCCATGACCGGGGCGATCGACTCGGTGTCCATCAAGGATTACGACATCGACATCACCACTATCCGCAAGACCCCCCCGGCCGGCATATGCGGCTCCGGCCTCATCGACCTCATAGCGCAGATGTTCCTGGCCGGCTTCGTGGACAAGAAGGGCCGCATCGCCGCATCCGGTTCGGAGCGGGTACGCTCGTCCGGCCGGGGGATGGAGTTCGTGGTCCATCCCGGGCAGGGGGGGAAGAAGGACATCTTCGTCACCGACGACGATATCTCCAATGTCATCAGGACCAAGGCGGCCATCTACGCCGGCTGCTCGGTGCTGCTGCAGAGCGTGGGCAAGAGCTTTGACGACGTCGAGCGCCTGTATATCGCCGGCGGGTTCGGCAACTACATCAACGTCCCCAACGCCCAGGCCATCGGGCTGCTCCCGGACGTGCCGAAGGAGAAGTTCGAGTTCCTCGGCAACGCCTCGCTGGGCGGGGCGGAGCTGTGCCTGCTGTCCGAGGACAGGAGGGCGGAGGCCCGCTCCATCTATGATCGGATGACGTACCTGGACCTGTCCTCGTCATCGGCCTTCTTCGACCAGTACTCCTCCGCGCTGTTCCTGCCGCACACCGACCTGGAGCGGTTCCCCCGGGTCAGGGAGCGGATGAGGGCGTGA
- a CDS encoding Fic family protein has product MINEYHYLATFKPKGYPVRHRHKDPFDPEIMVTPEFISRVRKIREMDQEFERFFLSADDYFDLVTSAYASNIHWSTKLEGNPLSEGEVRRVTLATLSGHIQERAPGPVQEIINYLVHLFDPEPYGLPWTHDSICSLNRYLLEGTGNNSKIGAYRNKFAIVGDTTTGEEHFIPAPPEHIRAEMSSLLEWTKEKALAYEPIAAATVMFHEFESIHPFEDGNGRTGRCLFHLYLQDRALKNSHLCKIDRMMVEDQELYYDLLGYADESGSYKELNDFVSIAVLKGYEEAYSTLSKKDLLGADIDEQSRRILIKARAHKDTFSVAQARDWIGTTSEQTIRKRLSELVERGALESFGKTRSLRYRIKDPLAEFKGLLKGRKMQ; this is encoded by the coding sequence ATGATAAATGAATATCACTATCTTGCAACATTCAAGCCTAAGGGATATCCAGTAAGGCACAGGCACAAAGATCCCTTCGATCCCGAGATCATGGTCACTCCCGAATTCATCTCACGGGTCCGGAAGATCAGGGAAATGGACCAGGAGTTCGAGCGGTTCTTCCTTAGCGCGGATGATTATTTTGACCTGGTCACCAGTGCCTATGCATCGAACATCCATTGGTCTACCAAACTGGAAGGGAACCCTCTTTCCGAAGGAGAGGTCAGGAGAGTAACTTTGGCCACTCTGTCCGGCCATATCCAAGAGCGTGCGCCCGGACCCGTTCAAGAGATCATCAACTACTTGGTCCATCTGTTCGATCCCGAGCCATATGGATTGCCTTGGACCCATGATTCGATATGTTCTCTGAACAGATACCTTTTAGAAGGCACAGGGAACAATTCGAAGATAGGGGCCTATCGCAATAAGTTTGCCATCGTAGGCGACACTACGACGGGGGAAGAGCATTTCATCCCTGCCCCTCCAGAGCACATACGGGCCGAAATGTCCTCCCTCCTGGAATGGACGAAGGAAAAAGCATTGGCGTACGAACCGATCGCCGCGGCCACGGTCATGTTCCATGAGTTTGAGAGCATCCATCCCTTCGAAGATGGGAATGGAAGGACCGGACGATGCCTTTTCCATCTATATCTGCAAGACAGAGCGCTAAAGAACTCCCATCTGTGCAAAATAGATAGAATGATGGTCGAAGACCAAGAGCTGTACTACGATCTGCTGGGCTATGCGGATGAAAGCGGCTCCTACAAAGAACTGAACGACTTCGTCTCCATCGCTGTGCTTAAGGGCTACGAGGAGGCTTACTCGACACTGTCCAAGAAGGACCTCTTGGGAGCAGACATCGATGAACAATCCCGGAGGATATTGATCAAGGCGCGAGCGCACAAGGACACCTTCTCCGTGGCCCAAGCGAGGGATTGGATAGGCACTACAAGTGAGCAGACGATACGCAAACGCCTCTCCGAACTGGTAGAGCGGGGCGCCCTGGAATCCTTTGGCAAGACCCGGTCTTTGAGGTACCGCATCAAAGACCCGCTAGCGGAGTTCAAGGGGTTGCTGAAGGGCAGGAAAATGCAATGA